In Oligoflexia bacterium, a single genomic region encodes these proteins:
- a CDS encoding proton-conducting transporter membrane subunit, whose protein sequence is MIHLLIILLLFFSLIAISTILERKQLNSVHTVFASIITSLLAYLFYHFHFYQNSDVTLLTFSKNFSLGFFVDRLGLSFAVLASLLWTLTLLYAKPYFKKYIDAPLKTFYICFALSLMSLFGMCFSKNLFSFFIFFELLSLVTYPLVIHKRSEDAFKAGRKYLTYTLMGGQAALLGMLFLSPYIDLTFSNSPSVDASLVFNKVFVAGYLLLFLGFSVKTALMPFHGWLPSAMIAPTPVSALLHAVAVVKAGALGIFRLNINLLSPDLISQLPYYYVLIGLAAVTIVFASLIAMTHQHIKKRLAYSTIGQISYITLGTLIGSPLAILGAFYHFFAHALQKITLFWVAGIFQSQEGKNYIDELKGYGYAYPVISVCFFICSLGLAGLPGMIGFISKENLLHGSIEAHQPYLLAVFLISGFLNLLYLIPITLKSFETSSDQERPKRVKLALGMLIPPIITTLIAMVFGLHPELLAKVLMP, encoded by the coding sequence ATGATACATCTGTTGATCATTTTATTGTTGTTTTTTTCACTCATAGCCATCAGTACAATTCTTGAGCGTAAGCAGTTGAATAGTGTGCATACTGTTTTTGCTAGCATCATCACATCTTTACTGGCGTATCTTTTTTACCATTTTCACTTTTACCAAAATAGTGATGTTACTTTATTAACTTTTTCAAAAAATTTTTCACTGGGTTTTTTTGTTGATCGTTTGGGACTCAGCTTTGCAGTATTAGCAAGCCTTTTATGGACACTGACTTTACTTTATGCAAAGCCTTATTTTAAAAAATATATTGATGCTCCCTTAAAAACTTTTTACATTTGTTTTGCGCTATCTTTGATGAGCCTTTTTGGGATGTGCTTCTCAAAAAACTTGTTTAGCTTTTTTATTTTCTTTGAATTACTGAGCTTGGTCACTTATCCTTTGGTTATTCACAAACGCTCAGAAGATGCCTTTAAAGCAGGAAGAAAGTATTTAACTTACACCCTAATGGGTGGACAAGCAGCTTTACTGGGTATGCTTTTTTTATCACCATACATCGACTTAACCTTTAGCAACAGTCCTTCCGTTGATGCTTCTCTGGTTTTTAATAAAGTATTCGTTGCTGGCTATCTCTTACTTTTCTTAGGTTTTTCCGTTAAAACGGCTTTGATGCCATTTCATGGTTGGTTGCCTTCTGCCATGATTGCACCCACACCTGTATCTGCATTATTACATGCTGTTGCCGTTGTAAAAGCTGGCGCTCTAGGAATTTTTAGACTTAATATTAACTTACTATCACCAGATTTAATTTCACAATTACCGTATTACTATGTTCTTATTGGTCTTGCAGCCGTTACCATTGTTTTTGCTTCCCTTATTGCCATGACCCATCAACATATTAAAAAACGTTTGGCCTACTCAACCATTGGACAAATTTCTTATATCACTTTAGGCACATTGATTGGTTCACCTTTGGCAATCTTGGGTGCATTTTATCACTTTTTTGCACATGCCTTGCAAAAAATCACTTTGTTCTGGGTTGCGGGCATCTTCCAAAGTCAAGAAGGCAAAAACTACATTGATGAACTCAAAGGCTATGGTTATGCCTATCCAGTGATCAGTGTTTGTTTTTTTATATGTTCTTTAGGTTTGGCTGGTTTACCGGGAATGATTGGCTTTATCAGCAAAGAAAATTTATTACATGGGAGTATTGAAGCCCACCAGCCTTATTTACTAGCAGTTTTTTTGATCAGTGGTTTTTTAAATCTGCTTTATTTAATTCCTATCACTTTAAAATCATTTGAAACCAGCAGTGACCAGGAACGTCCAAAGCGAGTGAAGCTGGCTTTAGGTATGCTCATTCCCCCCATAATCACTACTTTGATTGCCATGGTCTTTGGGCTTCATCCAGAACTACTTGCAAAGGTTTTAATGCCATGA
- a CDS encoding proton-conducting transporter membrane subunit, with protein sequence MNNLIHYLPVLFVVCLFVKKPYFSWLWLVNCLLLVATVVAKHADGLEQLILLNYTAVAPHSYFQLAFLVALFFSSLISFKQLNKLAALAAYFVAYYALELLNTSTWTEFILHFELVAIFSALLIFSRNTYAAQKAAFSYILLQVLAASCLIAGSLIVHDNTLLHFKWGYDLPSYLILLGFLIQAAVFPFHFWFLNSQEKSCTTSNLLSHISLPLLSSFALLQLFSGYPYLIYIGIVSSLYAAVYLTLQNSLQAILSYLTLVLLGLIVCSIGLGTAFSTQAALFLILTACFSYLGYCAIIKNQNSDENSTCLFELQNKQQKLSSLNSILWIVFSIVVIGVPFIGYASMAMSWFHHGLTTEKTFTWLNYALVFTSVASLYALVLKPVHLFKFKELLKKWPLSRYTECLFAVLLLSLSIHTSVNAPQDYRAIFSGYALHHITVLLGALPLFFGFKKVLTYYSKQSPIDIFTKLKIPTITKDSTKTRRLFYPPKIPTPQVKLFYFESIENSMTYVLVVFIICVVMFLWF encoded by the coding sequence ATGAATAATTTGATTCACTATTTGCCGGTGCTTTTTGTTGTTTGTTTGTTTGTCAAAAAACCCTATTTTTCATGGCTATGGTTGGTCAATTGTTTATTACTTGTTGCAACGGTTGTTGCTAAACACGCTGATGGTCTTGAGCAACTCATTCTACTAAATTACACTGCTGTTGCTCCACACAGTTATTTTCAATTGGCTTTCCTTGTCGCATTATTTTTTTCCTCTCTTATAAGTTTTAAGCAGCTCAATAAACTTGCGGCATTAGCAGCTTACTTTGTTGCCTACTATGCTCTTGAATTACTCAACACATCAACCTGGACAGAGTTTATTTTACATTTTGAACTGGTGGCAATTTTTTCTGCTTTGCTTATTTTTTCACGCAATACCTATGCAGCACAAAAAGCTGCCTTTTCTTATATTCTGTTGCAAGTTTTGGCTGCTTCTTGCTTAATTGCTGGCAGTTTAATTGTTCATGATAACACTTTACTGCATTTTAAGTGGGGCTATGACTTGCCCAGTTATCTTATTTTACTTGGATTTTTGATCCAGGCGGCTGTTTTTCCGTTCCATTTTTGGTTTCTTAACTCCCAAGAAAAATCTTGTACAACCAGCAATTTACTCTCTCATATCTCTTTACCTTTGCTTAGTAGCTTTGCTTTACTACAGTTGTTTTCTGGTTACCCTTATCTTATTTATATTGGAATTGTTTCCAGTCTATATGCAGCAGTTTATTTAACCCTTCAAAATAGTTTACAGGCAATACTATCTTATCTAACGCTTGTTTTACTGGGTTTAATTGTATGCTCTATTGGACTTGGAACTGCTTTTTCTACACAAGCAGCACTTTTTTTAATTTTAACCGCATGCTTTTCATATTTAGGTTATTGCGCAATCATAAAAAATCAGAACTCTGATGAAAACAGTACCTGTTTATTTGAATTACAAAACAAACAACAAAAACTCTCTTCTCTTAATAGTATTTTATGGATTGTGTTTTCTATAGTAGTGATAGGTGTCCCTTTCATAGGCTATGCTTCAATGGCTATGAGCTGGTTTCATCATGGGCTAACAACAGAAAAAACCTTCACCTGGTTGAACTATGCCTTGGTGTTTACTTCCGTTGCTTCATTGTACGCTTTGGTTTTAAAACCCGTGCACTTATTTAAATTTAAAGAGCTATTAAAAAAGTGGCCTCTTTCACGATATACTGAGTGTTTATTTGCAGTGTTACTTTTGTCTCTTAGCATCCATACATCTGTCAACGCACCACAAGACTATAGAGCTATTTTTTCTGGCTATGCCCTGCACCACATTACAGTGCTTTTGGGTGCTCTGCCACTATTTTTTGGCTTTAAAAAAGTTCTTACTTATTACTCCAAGCAAAGCCCCATAGATATTTTTACAAAACTTAAAATCCCCACCATCACTAAAGACTCTACAAAAACTAGACGTTTATTCTATCCTCCTAAAATACCAACACCTCAAGTGAAATTATTTTACTTTGAATCAATTGAAAATAGCATGACTTATGTTTTAGTTGTTTTTATTATTTGTGTTGTAATGTTTTTATGGTTTTAA
- a CDS encoding tetratricopeptide repeat protein — translation MLKKENKYIYLLLAIPFFSYIFLLNAPGYFDDIALFQNNHWLLSGPKPSWFHVLFLDGQQSFAGYRPVLMQISQWNTQLLGANFFSWRLINLFVHISNGILLYYLICSFKVNRKHAFYMVLIFLLHPIQSIAVQFVWKRSTSFAVFFMFLGLCEYAYCRYHKYISALLQGTLFLLAFFCKEIAIIYPALLLSYALLNQKNLEKNITRQRVLFFLLFVCAAGLLWFRLDYIQGLLAPSLGKMTQNRVFNKDIYFLSSMRSVFHYVVWFFKPRPFLMNDPLPVTKLINGYTMFYITLILSSFLALLKKDVLPVAKFFIIGFWLSMLPHTSFYPMYNIEDQIRMYFAVASLAVLSLLTIDVALKKWKSKISIEYMLVPFIIVLIALTSLQNIKYYSPQIIWSDIVEEYDQSDFAHSELGDIYFNQKQYAQSIEHYQKSLLISTKPYYRVKIARSVWFKENNKQDVYEVLKPLDYKQLNIEEFSDFLTLFIMMEDYKRAQWLLGQVIHDFQNNERLVYAAGKLYYAQKDYQKADLFFKQVLKINPQNMFAQQYLQQIKSQQSSQ, via the coding sequence ATGCTTAAAAAAGAAAATAAATATATATACTTACTTTTAGCAATTCCATTTTTTAGTTACATCTTTTTGTTAAATGCTCCAGGTTATTTTGATGATATTGCTCTTTTTCAAAACAATCATTGGTTATTGTCTGGACCAAAGCCATCATGGTTTCATGTTTTGTTTTTAGATGGTCAACAAAGTTTTGCCGGCTATAGGCCAGTTTTAATGCAAATATCACAATGGAATACGCAACTTTTAGGGGCTAATTTTTTTTCCTGGCGACTGATTAATCTTTTTGTACATATAAGCAATGGTATTTTGCTGTATTATCTTATTTGTTCTTTTAAAGTGAACCGCAAACATGCATTTTATATGGTGCTTATTTTTTTGTTGCATCCTATACAGAGTATTGCAGTACAATTTGTTTGGAAAAGAAGTACAAGTTTTGCGGTTTTTTTTATGTTTTTAGGTTTATGTGAGTATGCTTATTGTCGGTATCATAAGTATATATCAGCCCTTTTGCAGGGGACTTTATTTTTATTGGCATTTTTCTGTAAAGAAATAGCCATCATCTATCCAGCATTGTTGCTTAGCTATGCCCTGTTAAACCAAAAAAATTTAGAGAAAAATATAACCCGTCAACGCGTATTGTTTTTTCTTCTATTTGTATGTGCAGCAGGCTTACTGTGGTTTAGATTAGACTATATTCAAGGTTTGTTAGCTCCGAGCTTAGGAAAAATGACTCAAAATAGAGTGTTTAATAAAGACATTTATTTTTTAAGTTCAATGCGTTCAGTGTTTCATTATGTTGTTTGGTTTTTTAAGCCCAGACCATTTTTGATGAATGATCCTTTACCTGTGACCAAGCTGATCAATGGCTATACAATGTTTTATATCACACTTATCTTAAGCAGCTTTTTAGCATTATTAAAAAAAGATGTTTTACCTGTGGCAAAATTTTTTATTATTGGTTTTTGGCTTTCTATGCTTCCCCACACATCGTTTTACCCAATGTACAACATAGAGGATCAAATTAGAATGTATTTTGCTGTAGCATCTTTAGCAGTTTTAAGCTTATTAACAATTGATGTAGCTTTAAAAAAATGGAAAAGCAAAATATCTATAGAGTATATGCTTGTACCCTTTATTATTGTATTGATAGCATTAACCAGTTTGCAAAATATAAAATATTACAGTCCACAAATCATTTGGTCAGATATTGTAGAAGAGTATGACCAGAGTGACTTTGCCCATAGTGAGCTGGGAGATATTTATTTTAATCAAAAACAATATGCGCAATCAATTGAACATTACCAAAAATCTTTGTTAATCAGTACAAAACCCTATTACCGAGTTAAAATTGCAAGATCTGTTTGGTTTAAAGAAAACAATAAACAAGATGTTTATGAAGTGCTTAAGCCTTTAGATTATAAACAGCTCAATATTGAAGAGTTTAGTGATTTTTTAACTTTATTTATAATGATGGAAGATTATAAAAGAGCACAATGGCTATTGGGTCAAGTCATCCATGATTTTCAGAATAATGAAAGATTAGTGTATGCTGCTGGAAAGCTTTATTACGCACAAAAAGATTACCAAAAAGCAGATTTATTTTTTAAACAAGTTCTAAAAATCAACCCCCAAAATATGTTTGCTCAGCAGTACTTGCAACAAATTAAAAGTCAGCAAAGTTCACAGTAG
- a CDS encoding alpha/beta hydrolase yields the protein MIKLTILVLSLCLYACASKAPQKHTIFQRHYGNDAIKSELNQLLEDNYSQTQAISVYYMTNRKQGNLNNNCGPNTFGNDADNTVHYGQCRISVPTNHLVGDITFSQNPRASSHQNYKFLQQNSMQESELSSMLSSFQNDILVFIHGFNVPFEQAVLRAAQIKYDLKFKGEIVLVSWPAGANGSSYMIHKTYAENKNNTLKSYALIHTMVDVLVQSKHKAHILVHSMGHQVFLPGLVSYLQKNPDIAQQTPIFAEGVFHAPDIATQKAVLYFKNIQKFFDRTTVYCSHKDYAITASQLYNEDQRLGHCFNLENTDVINVSLLHEQLQNLDYLGHSYYASRALLGDLFQVLLNLDANKRLFIRKAEPYAPENYFLRP from the coding sequence TTGATAAAACTAACAATTCTCGTATTGTCTCTTTGTTTGTACGCATGTGCAAGTAAAGCACCGCAAAAGCACACTATTTTTCAACGCCACTATGGCAATGATGCTATAAAAAGTGAACTCAATCAGTTGCTTGAAGACAACTATTCCCAAACCCAAGCTATTTCTGTCTACTATATGACCAATAGAAAGCAAGGCAATTTAAACAACAATTGTGGGCCCAACACTTTTGGTAACGACGCCGACAATACCGTTCACTATGGTCAGTGTCGCATTAGCGTACCTACCAATCACTTGGTAGGAGATATCACTTTTTCACAAAACCCAAGAGCAAGCTCACATCAGAACTATAAGTTTTTACAACAAAACTCAATGCAAGAAAGCGAGCTTAGCTCAATGCTCAGTAGTTTTCAAAATGATATTCTAGTCTTTATTCATGGCTTTAATGTTCCTTTTGAACAAGCTGTGTTAAGAGCCGCACAAATCAAATATGATCTAAAATTTAAAGGTGAAATTGTTCTTGTATCTTGGCCAGCTGGCGCTAATGGTAGTAGCTATATGATTCATAAAACTTACGCTGAGAATAAAAATAATACTCTAAAATCATATGCCTTGATTCATACTATGGTTGATGTTTTGGTACAATCCAAACACAAAGCCCATATTTTGGTTCACTCTATGGGACACCAAGTTTTCTTACCAGGCTTGGTCAGTTACTTACAAAAAAATCCTGATATTGCTCAACAAACCCCTATTTTTGCTGAAGGAGTTTTTCATGCGCCAGATATTGCTACTCAAAAAGCTGTTTTATACTTCAAAAACATTCAAAAATTTTTTGATAGAACCACCGTCTACTGTTCACATAAAGATTATGCCATCACAGCTTCTCAACTTTACAATGAGGATCAACGTCTAGGACATTGCTTTAATCTTGAAAACACAGACGTTATTAATGTTTCTTTATTGCATGAACAATTACAAAATTTAGACTATTTAGGCCATAGCTATTATGCTTCAAGAGCACTTTTAGGTGACCTGTTTCAAGTTCTTTTAAATCTAGACGCAAATAAAAGGCTATTTATAAGAAAAGCTGAACCCTATGCACCTGAAAATTATTTTTTAAGACCTTAA
- a CDS encoding PilZ domain-containing protein: MTVLRKSKRFNSSIPAYFYAYGKKRPGVITNFSQSGIFLNSETLLKKNTDVTVFFKHNGYLHKTHYKVVRSQSEINLKSDKSYLRGMGLELNDHKNPFPIFANCADIFSSQDKISNAQSDQASHIIIFDHIFDFINLYHAQITNLNFTFLNKQKIPEKTTINIIIRTKDQNFNCNFNVLVKKHVKDIHSKNYFIYCEVNQNTHQHLQSLVDQTLSQLNLNKNLPIANKGTLIQHPLLKIILISIEMKYSGMLNLTNFNNQTLASFYFKDGSLLHVQTNSKQRLLKIILNSNSISDKSKQIILKQNLNLETPIDLRDFLIRKNIISAELMFNIWKQYLLKNFHHLANMFNLNYYFIKKLPKEMIALNETLEIKNNIFAILNGYDDMFLKHFSHFSTEKYFSIHKQKLYLWPRIILNLHHLVDEQTIYNQDKLAKTLSISQKESRAFICYLSFINELIVID; encoded by the coding sequence TTGACCGTTTTAAGAAAAAGTAAGCGCTTTAACAGTTCAATTCCTGCATATTTTTATGCCTATGGAAAAAAACGACCTGGTGTCATAACAAATTTTTCTCAATCAGGTATTTTTTTAAATTCTGAGACTCTTTTAAAAAAAAATACAGACGTAACTGTATTTTTTAAACACAATGGCTACTTACACAAAACACATTATAAAGTTGTTCGTTCACAATCAGAAATTAACTTAAAAAGTGATAAAAGTTATCTGCGTGGAATGGGACTTGAACTCAATGACCACAAAAACCCATTTCCTATTTTTGCCAATTGTGCAGACATTTTTTCTAGCCAAGATAAAATTTCTAACGCTCAGTCTGATCAAGCGTCACACATCATCATTTTTGACCATATTTTTGACTTTATCAACCTCTACCATGCTCAAATTACAAATCTAAATTTTACATTTTTAAACAAACAAAAAATTCCAGAAAAAACCACAATCAATATTATCATAAGAACAAAAGATCAAAATTTTAACTGTAATTTCAATGTGTTGGTTAAAAAACATGTTAAGGATATTCATAGCAAGAACTATTTTATTTACTGTGAAGTCAATCAAAACACTCACCAACACTTACAATCTCTTGTTGATCAAACCTTAAGTCAATTAAACTTAAACAAAAACCTACCCATTGCCAACAAGGGAACCTTAATCCAACATCCTCTGCTTAAAATCATTTTAATTTCTATTGAAATGAAATACTCTGGCATGTTAAATCTGACAAACTTTAACAATCAAACTCTTGCATCTTTTTACTTTAAAGATGGAAGTTTACTACACGTACAAACCAACAGTAAACAACGTTTATTAAAAATCATACTCAATTCAAATAGTATTTCTGATAAATCCAAACAAATCATCTTAAAACAAAATCTAAACCTAGAAACGCCTATTGATCTACGGGATTTTTTAATTAGAAAAAACATTATCTCAGCTGAATTAATGTTTAATATATGGAAACAATATTTATTAAAAAATTTTCATCATTTGGCCAATATGTTTAATTTAAATTACTACTTTATTAAAAAACTACCTAAAGAGATGATAGCACTCAATGAAACCTTAGAAATTAAAAATAATATTTTTGCAATACTCAACGGCTATGATGATATGTTCTTAAAACACTTTAGTCATTTTTCCACAGAAAAGTACTTCAGCATTCATAAGCAAAAGCTCTACTTATGGCCACGCATTATTTTAAATCTGCATCACTTGGTTGATGAACAAACCATTTATAATCAAGATAAGCTGGCCAAAACGCTATCTATTTCTCAAAAAGAGAGTAGAGCTTTTATTTGTTATCTAAGCTTTATCAATGAGTTAATTGTTATTGATTGA
- a CDS encoding OmpA family protein: MFKKYMFALIIFLAVVAQAQYLTQGKMELGAYGGYAVLDSFSQTEPNDAALYGLRFGVFASDKTSFELAYQMLPTEALTTSKAKLNTLNINYMYHFFRNMRFTPTLTLGMGWLRTDIDPTINQTNDLAINTGLGFKIFFNENWAFRADARYVYAEVVTKHQQNYEFTGGISYLTGGHKDVDKDKVRDNVDQCLKTPLGAKVDKKGCGIDSDKDGVFDGIDQCQKTAEGVKVDTKGCGIDSDKDGVFDGIDKCENSPAGSKVNEKGCLFDADEDGVEDKNDACPDTPQGIAVNEKGCPRDSDKDGVSDVEDLCPNTVQGESVDIKGCPKVVKSRGVLKGVNFKSGSSELTLNSMVILEDIAKELLEFPRVRVEIQGHTDSVGAAEFNQKISYSRAQSVMAFLVKKGVPQDRMVAKGYGESQPLASNTSAEGRAQNRRVELKWVD, from the coding sequence ATGTTTAAAAAATATATGTTTGCTTTGATTATCTTCCTAGCAGTGGTTGCCCAAGCCCAGTATTTGACTCAGGGAAAAATGGAACTGGGTGCTTACGGAGGTTATGCGGTATTGGATTCTTTTAGTCAAACTGAACCTAATGATGCGGCTTTGTATGGTCTTCGTTTTGGAGTTTTTGCTTCAGATAAAACCAGTTTTGAACTGGCCTATCAGATGTTACCAACGGAGGCTCTAACAACATCCAAAGCCAAGTTAAATACATTGAACATCAACTATATGTATCATTTTTTTAGAAATATGCGTTTTACGCCTACATTAACTTTGGGTATGGGTTGGCTAAGAACCGATATTGATCCAACGATTAATCAAACAAATGATTTAGCGATTAATACCGGCTTAGGCTTTAAGATTTTCTTTAATGAAAATTGGGCATTCAGAGCAGATGCACGCTACGTTTACGCAGAAGTCGTCACTAAGCATCAACAAAATTATGAATTTACCGGGGGTATTTCTTATTTAACTGGTGGCCATAAAGATGTTGATAAGGATAAGGTAAGAGATAACGTTGACCAATGTTTAAAAACACCTTTAGGGGCAAAGGTTGATAAAAAAGGTTGTGGTATTGATAGTGATAAAGATGGCGTATTTGATGGTATAGATCAATGTCAAAAAACAGCTGAGGGCGTAAAAGTTGATACCAAAGGTTGTGGTATTGATAGTGATAAAGATGGTGTGTTTGATGGTATTGATAAATGTGAAAATTCACCTGCAGGCAGTAAAGTGAATGAAAAAGGCTGTCTTTTTGATGCAGATGAAGACGGTGTTGAAGATAAAAATGATGCCTGTCCTGATACTCCACAAGGTATTGCTGTAAACGAAAAGGGTTGCCCACGAGATTCTGACAAAGATGGTGTCTCTGATGTGGAAGATTTATGCCCTAACACAGTTCAGGGTGAATCAGTTGATATTAAAGGTTGTCCAAAAGTAGTAAAATCTAGAGGAGTGCTTAAAGGCGTTAACTTTAAGTCAGGAAGTTCAGAGCTTACCTTAAACTCAATGGTAATTTTAGAGGACATAGCCAAAGAACTTTTAGAATTTCCAAGGGTGCGGGTAGAAATACAAGGTCACACAGATAGTGTGGGTGCGGCAGAGTTTAATCAAAAGATATCTTATTCTCGGGCCCAGTCAGTGATGGCATTCTTGGTTAAAAAAGGTGTGCCACAAGATAGAATGGTTGCTAAAGGCTATGGTGAAAGCCAACCCTTGGCCAGCAACACCAGCGCTGAAGGTAGAGCTCAAAATAGAAGAGTTGAGTTAAAATGGGTTGATTAA